The following nucleotide sequence is from Borrelia sp. A-FGy1.
AGTACTAAAGAGGTTATTATATCTGGAACTTATCATACAGTGGAAAGACCTTCTAGGGGATTTTTTGATGGTATTTATACTGTTTTAACTTCAATGGCTAAAGGCATGGAGCATGCGGTTGAGGTTATTATATTTATTTTAATTGTTGGTGGATCTTATGGTGTAATTTTAAGAACAGGAGCGGTTGATGCAGGAATAACTGCAGCGATTAGAAAGATGGGAAGTAAAGATAAAATTTTTATTCCTTTTATGATGTTTATTTTTTCAATAGGCGGGACCACAACAGGAATGTGTGAAGAAACACTTCCATTTTATCTTGTTATGATTCCTTTAGTATTAGCCTTAGGCTATGATATGATAGTAGCTGTTTCAATTATTGGATTGGGTGCTGGTATAGGTACCATGGCATCTACTATTAATCCATTTTCAACAGGAATTGCATCAGCAATTGCTGGGATTGATTTAAATGATGGGTTTTATTTTCGTCTTATTTTATATGTGGTGTCTACTTTGATTGCAATAATATATGTTTTAGTGTATGCATTGAAAGTAAAGAAAGATCCTACTAAATCTATTGTATACACACAAAGAGAGGAGCATTATAATGTATTTATTAAAGACAGTGAGAATAGTATTGGAGTTAATGTATCATCATTTACAAATGAGCGTAAAATAGTTTTATTTTTATATGGAGTAATGGTTTTATTTTTGATGTATAGTATTATACAACTTGGTTGGTGGATGCAAGAGAT
It contains:
- a CDS encoding YfcC family protein → MIGKIKFPSSFTIIFSLIVFMTILTYVLPAGEFSKETRVVNGSTKEVIISGTYHTVERPSRGFFDGIYTVLTSMAKGMEHAVEVIIFILIVGGSYGVILRTGAVDAGITAAIRKMGSKDKIFIPFMMFIFSIGGTTTGMCEETLPFYLVMIPLVLALGYDMIVAVSIIGLGAGIGTMASTINPFSTGIASAIAGIDLNDGFYFRLILYVVSTLIAIIYVLVYALKVKKDPTKSIVYTQREEHYNVFIKDSENSIGVNVSSFTNERKIVLFLYGVMVLFLMYSIIQLGWWMQEMTMLYLGTAILSAVVCKMSESQMWDAFIEGAKDMMTAAIIIGIARGVMIVADDGLITATILNAAAEFLYGLPKALFIVLNEIVQIFTGFIIPSSSGHASLTMPIMSPLADFLEVPRSSVVIAMQTASGLVNLITPTGVIMAVLGIARLGYGSWFKFVLPLFIIEFIVCILVIMASVYI